The genomic region tcgccattttttttttaatggcatttatttatttaacaactaaaaggttatttatttttttaaaacttatttatatatttatttgtaaaattaaCCACCAGCCACTTTTTGTTGACAGTGGAGACGACTTTTAACACTAGTCTGACGTACTTCACTATATTACCTGTACACAATaattgaaacaaacaaacaacactcaACAAACAATACtaaaaacagctgtttaaaaacaatatgtaataaaacatttaccaAACTGTTAACACTCATGTTAGGGGActgtattgatttaaaaaaaaaaaagctgttgaaTGTGCCAGTAATGAGATTTGTATGAATCCTGTGGaacaatgttaaatatttttaatttaaatatatatatatttaaataaaaacaacaacaacaaaaaaaaaagttcttgaAAACTTCCTTTTTCaaaatgagcacacacacaatcacacatcaGACATCAGACGATGGCACCTGCTGACCTCCCGCTGTCTCATCAAGAGTTTCTATCTAAAATTCCACTGAAGATGACACTGATAGAGAAGTGCAACTAAAAGTGAAATAGATGCTTTCGTCGCATTATTTTCTGCTACCCTGCCAGACAAATTTCCTCGTGGAAGTGTTGGCAGATGTGGGTGACATGACCAcgagcttttttttttttttttttaagagaatgGTTCAAAGTCCCTTATGCATCATATCATGTGGTAGCCATGCTGGCATGTGACCATTCAGCTGTGGTTTAGTGTTGGTGATCACAGCGGTCAGATCTCATGTTACTTAATCTTTCAAAATGTGATGTAGCTGTAATAGGATCTGATGAATAActacagaataaataaaactctGTTTGAGGAAGTAGATACTCCAGAGCATCTTCGTTTCCATTTCTTTTAATTCTGAAACTTAGTTTTCATCTGaaaaagcacataaaaaaataatagaaaaacagtATTTCATTAGAAACAAGATATTGTCCGAAAAGAGAATGCCTTTAACTGAACGATGGAGGCAGGCACAGCGTTGGTATTCCAATGTGGGGTCCACAGGGGGTTAATTTAGGACTGATGTAAATTTAAACCGACAGTTTATAAGGCAGAGATGGCTTTGGCAGCTACTCTCCTCCCCAGGGGCAGAGACAAGTCAGTGATGGCCAGGACAACTTTAGGTTTGGCCAGAGCAGGCAGCTTCACCAGCTCAGAGACCTGGGTGCACAAAAGGACAAGGAACCATtacttctcttttttgtttctgacgGGCATCATGTTGCTCAAAACACAGAACTCTGACGCTTTTCAGGGCAATCTTGAGCCTTGGACCTGGTTTTCAGGGCACTTTGCTTTGACATATTTAATCAACTGcagctaaaaacacatttgagcaTTTATTGAAATAACTGGGAATGGTTACAGGCTATTGTAAAACTATCGTGATTGATTTGAATAAGCTGAGGACCAAAGTGAACAACTCAAACACCTCTCTTGTTTTCTTAACCTGTGGTGAACACATGTAGCACCCATCAATCATAACCCTTGAACTCCCTCATTCTTGGCTGCTGAGTATTTACTCTCTGCTTAGGCAAAGAGGGGAGTTAAAACATCACATCAAAGATACTGCAGGTTATAGTTACAGAGTGGTGCTGCCTGTTGTTATGTCCATGCAGATTTATGATGGCCCAACACTGGCCGCAGGACAAGGGAGGCCAAACATAATTTAACACATAACACTGGCTTCCATGGGAATGCTCACCCTATTTTTAAAAACGCGTTGGTAACACTCAATCCTTAAAATATGTTTGCgatcaccaaaacaaacactgaatttaaGGAGGTCCAAAGGAGGTCTTTGCAATAATGTCTGATATTTCTCCCTCCTTGACTCAACCTATCTGGCCTCCTCTCCCAGCACATGACTCACCATTGTAAAGGGCATGAACTGTAGGATGCTCCCCCGACTTCCCTGCTCCAGGCACTCGACACACTCCTCTATAAAGCTCTGTACAAACTGAGTATGAGGTCCAGCTGTCTTTGAGCCCAGGATTGAGGAAATGAGCAGGAAAAGGTTGgctggagagaagagaaaaggtgGTATTGCTTTGCCATGGTTGAAGTAACCACGTTATtacatttcatgtcattttgctGAGGTGATGGGCAGTGACTGTACAGGTTTTTCCCTGGAAACTTCAAAAACTACTCAAATAAAGATTTTTCAAAATTTAATTAAACGCCACCCAAAGTCATTCTATTTTGGTCAGAGAGCACTTGTTAAAACCTTCAAATAACAAAAGGAAATAGCAAAAATGCAAACTCACTGAAAGTCTGACGCATTAAGCAATAGTTGTGCAACTGCTGTCTGCAGGAGTGTCTGAGGCACTTTAAGTAGTTTAAAGCAGACTTTAAGAGTTTATCGAATTTAGATTCTTGAATAACAATGAACTTtacttttatataaataaaagattaCTATAATTTCATTACTTTTACAAGTCATAGAGGCTCCTGTGCTGTTACAAATATTCCTATAAGCCTGTACAGGATTTAAAACTGCTCTTACAAAAAGCATTTCCACACAGTTTGTGTTCTGATGATGCTGCCTGACCTAATGGACCCAAACCTTTATAGCTGTTCAACTGGGTTTGCACAATCTGAGATCTGGTGACTGAAGGCTACACATAGCATATGAGTCACGTCATTGTCAAATGCATTTATTCACTGATCTATGGTACCCTGCATGGAAGCATTTAATCAagattttcctttaatttgtcctCTGTCTAATTTATTTATAGAGGACAGAGCAAAGGAGGCACAGAGTAGATCATTCTGTGCACAACGGCAGTAAAAAGTACTGTATGTGAGCATAACGCAGACAAAAGGCTCACCCAGGACTCGGTTCAAAGGGTCTCTCATGTTGACAGTGTGGAGCTGGGAGGCCGAGAGGGAACTGCTCATAGATCGGTCTCCTATGAGATAACGTGACATCAGAAACAGTGGAAGaacttttgttttcatattgtacatttgaaaagaaagaaagaaaaagcataaacacacaaaaccataTGCTAAAAAGGAAGTTATTCATGAAGTATTATGTTGTAGTTGACAAAATTTAAATCGGAGTAAAGGTTGGGAAACCCAAAGGCCATCTTCCACTGCCATCTTACATAACCTCCTATTTGTTCCTAAAATAACCTTGTTTGACACATTTCAGTTGATTTTAAAGATGAAGGGCAGATTTATCTTCTGTATATTCAAAACAGATGAATTTATCATTAACCCACAGGTGTATGATTTAAAAGGTGcaagtgtaaaatgtgaaaagattTAGCAGTATCTACTGGTGAGAGTCAGTGAATGAGGTGGAACTTGCTGACTTTTGGttggaaaaaagaagaagaaagaaaaaaaaaaaaaaaaaaaaccttagtTGAGTTTCAATCTTAACAAAACCAAGTAGCTAAGTAGCTTTTCCTGAGTCTTGTAACTCTGACTTTGATGCATCTGTGGGTATTTCTCAATGAAGCAGTagctaaaactgaaaaaataaaaattcccCAGGGTGTTGATCTGATTCCACGTGTCAATCAAAGACTGAGAGTGAATCCCACCGAAGATCACTTTTAGTACTCTTGATAGAAATCTTCTTCTTAACAACTAATTTGTTACAAACAAAAGACTCACATGCATCATTCAAGTTAAAAACCTTCTGGTGAGAGGATCTCCAAACATACGTGAGCCTTTGGAAACCGTCTGGTATTTGCATAATCCTCAGCTCAGCCTGACAGACTAATGACTGAACAGTCGGCAGCTTCAGAATTTAACTGTGTATTAAAACCCAGACATTAATAGACTGACCTGGACTGGAAAGGGCTACAGGCTCATCCTCATTGGAGCTGAGGAGACGCATGAGTTTAGACGGCTGAGTGTCATCCAAGGGAAATAGGCTGTTGTAGTCCTGCGACCAGTAATGTTAATATTAGATTTCACTTTATCAGAGATCATTAAAGCAATAGTTATTTTTATGAAGCTATGTATGATGTTAATATCATTTACAAAgaactgtatactgtataacacACTTTTATGTCAGTTTCTCACATAGAAAATAGTATTTTCACTGGTAACACAACATGCAGCTCATGACCTCAGGTGACCGTTTTACCTCTATGTCTTCCCGCTGCCTTTTGCGTTGACGAGCTGAGAAAGAGCCTTTGTGGTGAGAGGAGTAACAGCTGAGGGCGCACCACACAGACAACCTGAGGAGTCATCAGCAGCGTGGATTTAACATCAGATTCGAAAATAACAAAACCACTGCCCTACGCGCCTTCATaatctaaaacaaaatattcagtgtCTCTTACTTGGCCAGTGCCTTTCCAGGTGGGTCTGTCAGGCTGTGCCAGTGTGCGGAGTCCGTGAGCAGGTTGGGCAGTATGGTGCCCAGCAGGGTGAGTGTGATTTGCTGAGTATCAAGACAGAAGATGCTGTAGAGTAACTCGACCCCTCGCTTGGCCCACTCCTGTCGAGTCTCCTTCAATAGCTCCTGAAACAAGACGCAGCGCTCAGATGATGTTATCATCCAGCTGTTGATAATGACTGcacttttcttttactttacaaggatgcaaaaatgtttgtgcGTTTTCAGTGTTGATATTTTCATAACTGACTCATCAAGATAGTACGAGGCAGATTAATGACTGCTAGCTGCAGAGTTGGCAATACTCATCTGCACCTTTTTTTCCAGCCTCCTACCTTGACCAGATTGTTAGTGAACCAGAAGACCCCTCCCATGTTGAGAAGAGTCTCAAACAGGTGCAGGGCCCGGCTGTCCACCCAGCCTTTGCGCAGCACCGCCTGGAACTGCTTGCTGAGGGCGTTTTGAATGGGCTCCTTAGCTGGCAGCAGGTTGCGGTACGGGATCGGCTCCTGGCCCTCCACTGGGGCGCGCAGGGCAGCCGCCGTTTGTTGGAAGACGTCTGCACACATGTGCTCCATGATGGAACTCATGATGACCACGCTGGTGAGAGTGGGAGGAGACTGGTTCAACAGACTGAAGATTTGTATACATTTGATCCTGGGCTCGTGTTGTGAGATACAGGTTAGTCAAGTATGAAGTGTGTGTTACAGTCATTTGTACCGTTCAGTGTAAAACTGCAGAGTGTTCTCCCCATACAGCGGGGTCACAAGATGCCGGATCATAGTCTGGggcttctctctctcatccCTCCCCAGCATCCTGACGTGAGCCACCAGCCAGGCCACCGCACAGATGGCCATACTACACACCTTCCCTTTGATGTTGTCAGTGATCTTCTGCAGAAAGAGATGACAGCAGTTGGAATCTGCTCTCCCTGCATTCTTCTAACCacatccttccttccttcctcttttctgaCAATCCACAACATACCAAAACTTGAAGGAAGTACGAGAATTCAGCTACAGCTATAGAAATCTGGCACGTCATTTCTGTTGCAAGTTTTTCGATCATCATTACTCGTCAGTTTCCACAGAATACGTCACGCTCACTTGTGTAATGTGATTATGACGAAAGTAGGATAAGGAAAACTTTTGAAGTAATGGGCACAGGGCGATTCCTGGTAGGGCATGAGCATCATATGAGCAACTGATACACAGAAAATCtctcaaaaatattttccagtcacaggaagacaaatgaaaaacagaacaatgaaGTTGGACAGACCTGAACTGCCTCCGCAGACAGAACACCATTCTCCCACGCATTCAGAACTTCCAAGATGGCTGCTGGAGTGCTGAGGCAGATTTCATGCCATTTCACCTGACTGTCACAACAGACGCACGTCAGAGGAAATTCCATATTTAGAGTGTTGCTGGCCATTTTCAGAAATTCCCATTACAAAAGAACTGCcataattaaaacatgaattaaCAGAATCACATACTGAAGTATGGCATTACTTAACTAGAATCTGTCCTGACAGGATTTAAAAGATTTTATTAATGATTGATTAATGATGAGTGATCTAAAGCAGAGATACCAAAATATATTAACgcaaaacagaaaactcaaCACTATCAAAAGCAGAAATGAGGTGTTCCAGTACTGCTGCTTCCATGTACTGATGAGAGGCTTTAAAACATATGAGCCACACAGAGCTGCAAATACAAGCCATATTTAATTGCACTCTAAATTATTTCTTGCCTCAAATAAGTTTTAAAGGGTAACAATTTAGCATCAACATTTAATATTATGATTATACCATAATGTTTTACAATATTCAATGATCTATCTGTAAGTAACAGATTCAGCACCCATTCATGAACTATATTAGAGCAATAAGCACATATCAGCTTAAAGCTACATCATAAAccaattattaaatgtttttatacatcTAAATACTAAATACAGGGACTTAAGGTAAAGTGGGGGATGTGCAAATAAATCTGtatttttcactgaaaagagTGGAGACCAAACTGCGTATtgacataaaatatattaagtGACAGTCAGTAAaggcaatttaaaaaaaaaaagaaaacagagctgtAACTCACACTAGTTTCATTTCTGAGGAGTTGTTCAGCAGTGTGACCAGGCTCTCCACTTTGCCTGGCTCAGGTCTGAAGCAGGGGTGGTCTGGGTTCAGGGTCTTGCCCTCTTCGGGCATACATGTCTGCAGCCATGTCTCAAAGAAGGGCGTCTCCCCTGAAGGGCTGGGGTCTGACAGGATCACCTGGAGATGGGAGATACACGGCAGCCATATAATCTATGAATCAATCCAGACATAATCAACCACAAAGGAGAGATGACAGAACTAATCAATCTACAAATATCCTGCATACTGTAGAAAATGTTGGGTCACTAATGCACAGCCCTCTCTGGACATCTTGTGGCCAAAGAACAGAATGATTTGCTGTGTAATACACACAGGGAATGCTCCTCTCTACTTCTGATAAGCTTGAATTGCCAGGAACTAACCTCAGAACCGTATGTCTGCACCACATGGCAGAGCATGAGGAAGGAGATGTCGAAGAGCAGAGCGCGCACTGATGCAGACTTGGCTGTGGGAGAGGCAGGAAAGTCCTTGATGTTAGTATCTCATTTAGGAAACAGTATATCAATGGAAGAGGAAATTCCCACATTGGAACATGTCACTCTTGTGTTTGAACTCACATCCTTCACCACTGATGTGCTTGGGAAACTCATTTAGcctggaaaaaacaaattacaagaTATGAAAGAGCTTGTTAAAAATCCACTTCCTAAGTCAACATTTGCAATCTGATTTGGaaattttgaattttaaaaagttgtgAAGTTGTGAACTTGCACGGGTGATCCTGGTGACTGAGGGGACCGTCATAAACTGCAACATTTTCTTGCATTTACTCACTTAATGAACTTTCGGGCAAAGGATTTGAGTTTccctgtagctgctgctgctgccaggaGGAGATCCAGGCTTTTCCCAGACAACATGTGTCCAAGGACCCCTAGCAGGCCCTCAGGAGACTTGGAGTGGTCTGCATCTACTGTCTGATGGACATGAAGAAAGAGTTCATTTTTatacttcatttttattttcactgtagtGCTGTTATCAGGTTACAGTGCTGTACCTTGAGAATGTTGGTGACAGTGGGCTCTGCTCTCAGGATGAGACCAGGATTTGGTTGGATATTGgcattttctgcagtttttagCCTTGGGGCAAACTCCCTATCCTCGGTCCTGAATCAAATGTGCAAGGGGAGAGGGACAGGAAGGGAGggatacacagacacagggtgGAGGGGTTGAGGGGACAGAGTGATACTGTGTGAATATGGTGAATAAATCCGTGATCATAttcaacaacaaagaaaataatgggAAAAAGAGGTTTGCGTTGTGCATCGTGCACCTTCTATGAAATGCGAACTCATACCGTTTTGAAGTGAGGCAGGCTGTGTTTGAATCTGACAGCAAACCAAGCTTGTTACATTCCTGGAGCAGCATGCCCAGACAGTCACAACTATGTAAAGCAGAGCAAGAAAAATGATCACTAACAATAAGTTACATGTTGTTTTCCAGACATTTCGATGGTGTTATTATCTAGAATGtcttaaaaatacaacacaggaaataaagatCATTATTACAGAATTATTTTGGTGCACTTACTTGCACCTCTGATCAGCTTTGTCAAGCAGTGGTGTGAGCTTGAGTAAGTACTGAAATGCAACATTCACATCCTCCATGAAGTCCTGGAAAACATGTTTGCTATGTTTAAAGGTGAAGGTGCAGGTTCGTATTGTATGGTTTAATCATATATCAATAGTAACCATCATGTTAGACCACGTTTGCTTGGCAATACGAAGTTCATGTGTTCATTTCTTAGA from Mastacembelus armatus chromosome 19, fMasArm1.2, whole genome shotgun sequence harbors:
- the med24 gene encoding mediator of RNA polymerase II transcription subunit 24 isoform X1; this translates as MKVMVNLKQAILQAWKEQWSDYQWAINIKKNFPKGTTWDYLNLAETLMEQAMIGPSPNPLILSYLKYAISSQMVSYSSMLAAISKFEGFSRELCVKSLLEIMDMFCHRLSCHGKAEECIGLCRALLGVVVWLLQGCAWYCERLRELGPSGSTETSLRACQERLHNLMNSAKNRALVHIARLEDQGSWSSVEQAVLKVTDSLGSVSNQTLRTKLEESLLLVKGIPFMLSVQCDPPVQASFPSIHAFIMLEGTMNLTGETQPLVEQLMMIKRMQRIPASLFVLEIWKACFTGLIESPEGTEELKWTAFTFLKIPQVLLRLKKYPQSDNGQDFMEDVNVAFQYLLKLTPLLDKADQRCNCDCLGMLLQECNKLGLLSDSNTACLTSKRTEDREFAPRLKTAENANIQPNPGLILRAEPTVTNILKTVDADHSKSPEGLLGVLGHMLSGKSLDLLLAAAAATGKLKSFARKFIKLNEFPKHISGEGSKSASVRALLFDISFLMLCHVVQTYGSEVILSDPSPSGETPFFETWLQTCMPEEGKTLNPDHPCFRPEPGKVESLVTLLNNSSEMKLVQVKWHEICLSTPAAILEVLNAWENGVLSAEAVQKITDNIKGKVCSMAICAVAWLVAHVRMLGRDEREKPQTMIRHLVTPLYGENTLQFYTERVVIMSSIMEHMCADVFQQTAAALRAPVEGQEPIPYRNLLPAKEPIQNALSKQFQAVLRKGWVDSRALHLFETLLNMGGVFWFTNNLVKELLKETRQEWAKRGVELLYSIFCLDTQQITLTLLGTILPNLLTDSAHWHSLTDPPGKALAKLSVWCALSCYSSHHKGSFSARQRKRQREDIEDYNSLFPLDDTQPSKLMRLLSSNEDEPVALSSPGDRSMSSSLSASQLHTVNMRDPLNRVLANLFLLISSILGSKTAGPHTQFVQSFIEECVECLEQGSRGSILQFMPFTMVSELVKLPALAKPKVVLAITDLSLPLGRRVAAKAISAL
- the med24 gene encoding mediator of RNA polymerase II transcription subunit 24 isoform X2; its protein translation is MKVMVNLKQAILQAWKEQWSDYQWAINIKKNFPKGTTWDYLNLAETLMEQAMIGPSPNPLILSYLKYAISSQMVSYSSMLAAISKFEGFSRELCVKSLLEIMDMFCHRLSCHGKAEECIGLCRALLGVVVWLLQGCAWYCERLRELGPSGSTETSLRACQERLHNLMNSAKNRALVHIARLEDQGSWSSVEQAVLKVTDSLGSVSNQTLRTKLEESLLLVKGIPFMLSVQCDPPVQASFPSIHAFIMLEGTMNLTGETQPLVEQLMMIKRMQRIPASLFVLEIWKACFTGLIESPEGTEELKWTAFTFLKIPQVLLRLKKYPQSDNGQDFMEDVNVAFQYLLKLTPLLDKADQRCNCDCLGMLLQECNKLGLLSDSNTACLTSKREFAPRLKTAENANIQPNPGLILRAEPTVTNILKTVDADHSKSPEGLLGVLGHMLSGKSLDLLLAAAAATGKLKSFARKFIKLNEFPKHISGEGSKSASVRALLFDISFLMLCHVVQTYGSEVILSDPSPSGETPFFETWLQTCMPEEGKTLNPDHPCFRPEPGKVESLVTLLNNSSEMKLVQVKWHEICLSTPAAILEVLNAWENGVLSAEAVQKITDNIKGKVCSMAICAVAWLVAHVRMLGRDEREKPQTMIRHLVTPLYGENTLQFYTERVVIMSSIMEHMCADVFQQTAAALRAPVEGQEPIPYRNLLPAKEPIQNALSKQFQAVLRKGWVDSRALHLFETLLNMGGVFWFTNNLVKELLKETRQEWAKRGVELLYSIFCLDTQQITLTLLGTILPNLLTDSAHWHSLTDPPGKALAKLSVWCALSCYSSHHKGSFSARQRKRQREDIEDYNSLFPLDDTQPSKLMRLLSSNEDEPVALSSPGDRSMSSSLSASQLHTVNMRDPLNRVLANLFLLISSILGSKTAGPHTQFVQSFIEECVECLEQGSRGSILQFMPFTMVSELVKLPALAKPKVVLAITDLSLPLGRRVAAKAISAL